The sequence CACGCTCGCCTTCCTCGGCTTCGCGCCCGGCCCCCTGCGCGACTGGCAGGCCTCGCGCGCCCCCGCGCTCGCCCTCCCGGAGGCCGAGATCGAGGCGCGCATCCATGAGCGCATCGAGGCCCGCCGCAACCGCGACTGGGCCGCCTCCGACCGCATCCGCGACGAGCTGCTCGCGCTCGGCGTGGCGCTGAAGGACAACAAGGACGGCACCACGAGCTGGGAGCCGAAGCGGTGAGCGGTGACGCGCACAGGGGTCCCGCCGCCGCGCTGCGCCCGGCACTGCCGGGCGAGACGCCGGTGCTCGCCGCCATCGCCGAGGCGGCGATTCTCGGCCTGACCGGCGAGGATTACGACGAGGACCAGCAGGAAGCCTGGGCGGCGGCCGCGGCCGACGAGGAGGCGCTGGCCGCGCGGCTGGAGGGGCAACTCACCCTCGTGGCGACGCGCGATGGCGATCCGGTCGGCTTCGCCGCGCTGAAGGACAATCGCGAGATCGACATGCTCTACGTCCACCCGGAGGTGGCCGGCGAGGGGGTGGGTTCGCTGCTGTGCGAGGCGGTGGAAAAGCTCGCCACCGCGCGCGGGGCGAAGAGCCTCACCGTGGACGCCAGCGACACCGCGCTCGGCTTCTTCCAGCAGCGCGGCTTCGTGCCCATGCAGCGCAACACGGTGCAGCGCGGCGGGGTCTGGCTGTCCAACACGACGATGGAAAAGATCCTCGGAGCACCCGCCGGCCCGGTGCACTGAGGGGCGTCTTTTCGTCATCCCGGCCGAAGGCGCAGCCGCAAAGCCGGGATCGCTCCCGGTTCGGCGCACGCTCCCGGCTCGTCCCGAAGGCCGTCCGGGATGACGTGAGAGGCGCGTGCGCCCTCACATCCGGTCGAGCACGCGCTCCTCGGCCGCCCCGTGCAGGTCGCGCTCGCCGAGATGGGCGACCGCCGCCTGCAGCTTCGGCAGCACGGCGCGCACATTGTGCGCCACCAGGAGCTTCACCGGCCGGGCGACATTGACGAAGCCGGTCGACTGCATGTGATCGAGCAGGGTCAGCAGCGGGTCCCAGAAGCCGGCGACGTTGAGCGCCATGACCGGCTTGGAATGACGGTTGAGCTGCACCCAGGTGAGCTGCTCGATCAGTTCCTCCAGCGTGCCGATGCCGCCGGGCAGGGCGATGAAGGCATCGGCCCGCTCGAACATCAGCCGCTTTCGCTCGTGCATGTCATGGGTGACGATCAGTTCATGGGCATGCTCGAAGGCCTGCTCCTTGCCGATCAGGAAGTCCGGGATGATGCCCGTGACCATGCCGCCGGCCTCGGCGCAGGCGCGCGCGGTGGCGCCCATCAGCCCGACGCCGCCGCCGCCATAGATGAGGCGGATGCCCTCGGCGGCGAACAGCCGGCCAAGTTCGGTGGCGACTTCCATATAGACGGCGTCGGCTCCCGGAGCCGCGCCGCAGTAGACGCAAACGCTCTTTATCTTCGTCATGGACACCACGTTGCACCGCAGCGCGGGCGGGTTCAAGCACTCTCGATTCCCCCGCGCCCTTCCGAAATGACATCGGTCGATGACGGGCGCAATGCGCCGGCGGCCGGTGCGCGGGGTCCGCGGGGAAATCACGGCTGGCATGCGGATAATCGTCTTGCGATCATCGTCAATCGACGATAGACGATTGCGCATGTCCTCTCCCGCCGACGACGAACAGCTCGCCCTTCGCCTGCGCGCCCTCGCGCATCCGGCGCGGCTGGCGATCGTGCGTGCGCTGGCGGAGGTCGAGCGCTGCCAGTGCGGCGAGATCGTGCGCGGGCTCCCCCTCGCGCAGTCGACGGTCTCCCAGCACCTCAAGGTGCTCAAGGAGGCCGGCCTCATCACCGGCACCATCGAGGGGCCGCGCTCCTGCTACTGTCTCGATCGCGACACCTTCGAGGCGCTGGCGGGCGAGCTGGCGCAGTTCCTTTCGCTGCTCGGCGCGGCGCCGGACCCTTCCCGGCCCGAAGGCACGCCGGGCAACCCTGCCACGCGAAAGGGCGCACTGGTCTGAACCGGCCGAGCGCCTATCTGAACGAACGAAACCGGGAAACGGGCGTCGCGCCCGCACTGAAACTGAACTGGAAGCCGCATGTCCGCAGCTGAGGGCGGAACCCCCGTCGCACGCCCCTCGCAATCCTCCGGCATCAACCCGCGTGGAAGCCTGCTGGTCGCCCTGAAGGGCCTGTGGCCCTATCTGTGGCCGCAGGACCGCGCCGACCTGCGCGCCCGCGTGCTCTGGGGCCTGCTGCTGCTGGTGCTCGCCAAGATCGCCACCATGGTCACGCCCTTCCTGTTCAAATGGGCGACCGACGCGGTGGCCCAGGGCGAGGGCGCGCACATCTCCACCGATGCGATCAGCCTGCTGGTCGCCGCGCCGCTGATGCTGACGCTGGCCTACGGCTTCTCGCGCATCGTCATGGCCGGGCTGACCCAGCTGCGCGACGGCCTGTTCGCCAAGGTGGCGATGCACGCGGTGCGCCGGCTGGCGCTTGAGACCTTCCAGCACATGCACGCGCTGTCGCTGCGCTTCCATCTGGAGCGCAAGACCGGCGGCCTGACGCGTATTCTCGAACGCTCGCGCGAGGGTATCGAGACCATCGTGCGGATGCTGGTGCTGCATCTGGGCCCGACCATCCTGGAATTCGCCATGGTGATCGGCGTGCTGTTCTGGCAGTTCGACTGGCGCTACGTGGCGGCCACCGTCGCCATGATCCTCGGCTACACCTTCTTCACCTTCCTGATGACCGAGCACCGGATGGGCATCCGGGCGGCGATGAACGAGAGCGATACCGACGCCAACGCCAAGGCAGTCGACAGCCTGCTGAACTACGAGACGGTGAAGTATTTCGGCGCCGAGAAGTGGGAAGCGGACCGCTACGACCGCTCCATGGGCCGCTATGAGCGCGCCTCCGTGCACACCCACACCTCGCTGGCCTGGCTCAATGCCGGGCAGGCGGCGATCTTCACGCTGGGCCTGACCGCGACCATGGCGCTGTGCGTGTTCGACATCCGCGCCGGGCGGCAGTCGGTTGGTTCCTTCGTCATGGTCAACGCCATGATGGTCCAGCTCTACCAGCCGCTGAACTTCCTCGGCATGATCTATCGCGAGATCAAGCAGTCGCTGATCGACATCGAGGCGATGTTCACCATCCTCGCCCGCTCGCCCGAGGTGAGGGACACCGCGCAGGCCCGCCCGCTGGAGCTTAAGGGCGGCACGGTGCGCTTCGAGGATGTGCGCTTCTCCTACGATCCCGACCGCGAAATCCTCAAGGGCGTCTCCTTCGAGGTGCCCGCCGGGCGCACGGTGGCCATTGTCGGCCCCTCCGGCGCCGGCAAGTCGACCATCTCGCGGCTGCTGTTCCGTTTCTACGACCTCAATGAGGGCCGCATCACCATTGACGGGCAGGATCTGCGCGAGGTCACGCAGGACAGCCTGCGCGCGGCCATCGGCATGGTCCCGCAGGACACGGTGCTGTTCAACGACACGCTGGGCTACAACATCCGCTACGGCCGCGCCGGCGCCTCCGACGAGGAGGTGGCGCGCGCCGCCGAGCTTGCCCAGATCGACGGCTTCGTGCGGCGCACGCCCAAAGGCTACGCCACCGAGGTCGGCGAGCGCGGCCTCAAGCTCTCCGGCGGCGAGAAGCAGCGCGTCGCCATCGCCCGCACCATCCTGAAGAACCCGCCGATCCTCATCCTCGACGAGGCGACCTCGGCGCTCGACAGCCACACCGAGCGCGAGATCCAGGACGCGCTGGAGCGCGTCTCGCGCGGGCGCACCACGCTGGTGATCGCGCACCGGCTCTCCACGGTGGTTTCGGCCGACGAGATCATCGTGCTGGAGCGCGGGCGCATCGCCGAGCGCGGCACCCATGCGGCGCTGATGCTGCGCCGGGGCCTTTACCACTCCATGTGGGAACGCCAGCGCGAGGCCGAGCGTGCCCGCGAGACGCTCAAGGCCGCCGGCGAGGTGGAGGAGCCCGCCACCGACGACGCGGCGGCCTGACCCCTTGCGCGCATGACGCTGCGGCGAGCCGGCATTTGACGGGCGGGCCGGCTGGCCCTACCTGTCGCGGAACTCCTGTCGGCGGCACCCTCGCGAAAGGCCACCTGATGTCCGTGCTCGATTCCATCCGCAGCGGCCTCGTGCCGGTCCATCGGGAAGGCTATCCGTTCCTCCTGATCGGCGCCTCGGTCTCGGCCGTGCTGCTGTGGCTCGTTCCCCCGCTCGGCTGGATCGCCGTGCTGATCACCGTCTGGATCGCCTATTTCTTCCGCGACCCCGAGCGGGTGACGCCGGTGCGCGAGGGGCTGGTGGTGTCGCCGGCGGACGGGCGCGTCTGCCTCGTCGGCCCCGCCGTGCCGCCCGCCGAACTGGGGCTGGGCGACGCCCCGCTGCCGCGCGTGTGCATCTTCATGAACGTCTTCGACGTGCACGTGAACCGCGCCCCGCTCGCCGGTCAGGTGAGCCGCATCGCCTACCGGCCTGGCAAGTTCCTCAGCGCCGATCTCGACAAGGCGAGCGACGACAATGAGCGCAGCGGCATGGTGCTGGAGACCGCCGTCGGTCGCTTCGGCGTGGTGCAGATCGCCGGCCTCGTCGCCCGCCGCATCGTCAGCTTCGTGCGCGAGGGCGACAGCGTGGCGCCGGGCGAACGCTTCGGCCTGATCCGCTTCGGCTCGCGTGTCGACGTCTACATGCCGGCCGGCACGCGTCCGGCCGTGTCGGAGGGCCAGCGGGCCATTGCCGGCGAGACGGTGTTGGCCGATCTTGCCGCGCAGGGACCCGAGCCCACCTATCGGGTCGATTGAACAAACGCCGGAGCGAGCGCGAGAGATGGCCGACCTGTTCCCTCCCTTCGATCCTGACGCCGAGCAGGACACGCCCGAGCCGCGTCGCCGCCGCTTCCAGGCGGTGCCGATGCGGGTGCTGCTGCCCAATCTGGTGACGCTGCTGGCGCTGTGCGCCGGCCTCACCGGCATTCGCATGGCCATAGAGGGGCGGCTGGAGCTGGCGCTCGGCGCCATCGTGCTGGCGGCGGTGCTCGACGGGCTCGACGGCCGGCTCGCCCGCCTGCTGCAGGGCACCTCGCGCTTCGGCGCCGAGCTGGACAGCCTCTCCGACTTCGTGTGCTTCGGCGTGGCCCCCGGCCTCGTGCTGTACATGTGGGGCCTCGAGACGCTGGGCTCGGTGGGCTGGATCGCCGCGCTCGCCTTCGCGATCTGCGCGGCGCTGCGCCTCGCGCGCTTCAACGTGATGCTGGAAGACCCCAACAAGCCGCCCTTCGCCTCGGACTTCTTCACCGGCGTTCCGGCGCCGGCGGGGGCGATCTGCGTGCTGCTGCCGGTCTATCTGGAACTGATCGGCCTGCCGCGCCTCGTGGCCTCGCCGGCGGTGGCGGCCGCCTACTGTCTCGCCGTGGCGCTGCTGATGGTCTCGAAGGTGCCGGCCTTCTCGGGCAAGCGGCTCGGCGCGCGGGTGCCGCGCGACAAGGTGATGCCGCTCTTCATCTGCGTGGTGCTGTTCGTCGCCGTTCTGGTGACGTGGCCGTGGACGGTGCTGTCGGTGATCTGCATCGGCTATCTCGCCGCGCTGCCCTTCTCGGCGATGCGGCACGCGCAGCTTTCACGCGCCTATGAGGCCCGCCTCGCGGCCGGCGCGAGCGTAGACGCCGTTCCCGCCGGCGCCGCTAAGGACGCGCCGGACGGACGCTCAAGCCACCTCAACTGAAGACGCATGCGGCCAAGCCGCGAGGCCGGGTGTCCGGCCTCGGATGTGCTGGGGGTAAAAGCCTCAGCGGGGGCGGCGGGCCATGGCCTCGACGCGCGCGGTGAGCGAGGCGCCCGGAAAGGCGATGCGCAGCAGGCGCAACGCCTCCGCGTCCGAACCCGGCCGCGCCAGATCGAGGTGCTGGGACATCATTTGGGCCACCGAGGCGGGCTCGCGCCGCGCATAGGCGACGCGCCCGGCTTCGCTCTCGCGCACCTTGGCGGAGGACGGGGTACTCACTGTCACGCTCGCTGTTTGCAGCATCACAATAGCCTCCGATCGCCAGAGCGAATCAATCAGCTTTCCTCATGCACAGGATGAGGCGCCCGGTCCGGCAACGCACGAACTATTTTCGAGTTCCCGCGGATGTGAATGCCGGTGTGGCGAAGTTCTCACAGTCGCATGGTTGCCGGTATCCGAGACAATACGAAGACAAGCGGCAGATATTTCGAATGTGAGACAGTTTTTGCGCCGTCGCACGGCGCGTCGCCGGCAGCGAATAAGTGATTATCGGTATTTGGTGGTATCAAATCTGCGAAATGACTGGATTGGTCCAGTCATTCGCGAGGTCCGGCTCTCAGGAGCGGGTCAGCGTGACCTTGGCGCCATCGCCGGTGGCGACGCCGTCATACTGGCCGGCGGCCGCCGGCTGGAGCCGCGCCGTGACCTTGCCGAGATGATTCTGGAGCACGATTTCGTTGCCCCACACATCCCAGCCCTTGGTCATGAAGATGTCGTTCGGGCAGTCGACGTCGGCATTGGCGGCAAAGCCGGTCATGCCGCGATCGGTCGACAGCGTGACTTTGCACTTCTTCTGGCCGTCGTCCCAGCCATAGGTCCAGGTGCCGGCGAGCTGCGTGCGGGCTGCACCCGGCTCGGCATAGGCGACGCCGCCCGGCGCGGTGGCCGGCGGCGGCGACAGCGCCACGGCCGAGGCGGTGGTGGCGCGCGGCGTGACGGCGGCGGCGGCGCTCGACGCGTTGGCGCCGTAGCCCGGCTCGCCCGGCGCGGCGACGGGAGAACTCTCGATCGAACCGGAAGGGGCGGGGGTGATCTGGCTGGTCTCGACCGGGGAGGAAGACGAACCGCCGAAGCCGTCCAGAACGGTGCTGCAACCGCCCAGAAGGACGGCGGCGGCGGTCGTGGCGACGGCAACGGAAAGCTTCATCGGCCCTGCACTCCTCGTCCGGGCGGAACCGGTTCCGGACGTTTATCCATTCGTATCACGCGTACGGCGCCCTGGGGCCGTCGACAAGACCCTGTTTCCCCAAGGATCGTGGCATCAGCATGACCCCGGGGGAATGGCGGCTCCGTTCGCCGAGATTGCTTCAGCCATGGTCAACAGGACCTTAACGCATCGGGTCCGGGCGCGCACCTGCCACCCCCGGATGCTACCTCCGGACCCGTTCGGGCGGCCCGGACCGCGCTTATATCCGGCGTATTGGACACGAAGGCCGTTCAATTCTCGCCGGAACTGCTCTATGTGCGGCGCAGCGAGAGGAGCTGCGCCATGTATCAGATGCTGGATCCTGCCACCCTGCGTGTCCTTGTCACCGGAGCCACTTCCGGTATCGGTGCCGCCACCGCCCGGCGCTTCGCGCTGGCGGGTGCCCATGTCGTCGGCACCGGACGCCGCGCCGACCGCCTGATCGGCCTGCGCGACGAACTCGGCGCCCGCTTCCATCCGCTCGAGGTCGATGTGCGCGACAATGACGCGCTGGTCGCCGCGCTGGCGGGGCTGCCGGAGGCCTTCGCCCCCTTCAACGTGGTGTTCGCCAATGCCGGCTTGGCGCTCGGTCTCGAACCGGCGCAGGCCGCCAGCCTCGACGACTGGGACGACATGGTCGAGACCAACATCAAGGGCCTGCTGTACACGGTGCGCGCGACGCTGCCGGCCATGGTCGAGCGCAAGGAGGGCCATGTGGTCTTCACCGGCTCGGTGGCCGGCGACTATCCCTATCCCGGCGGCAACACCTACGGCGCCACCAAGGCCTTCGTGAAGCAGTTCGCGCTGAACCTGATCGCCGACGTGGCCGGCACCGGCGTGCGCGTGACCAATATCGAGCCGGGCATGGTCGAGACCGAGTTCTCGCTGGTGCGCTTCCATGGCGACGCCACGAAGTCGCAGGGCGTCTATGCCGGGACCGATGCGATGACGGCCGAGGACATCGCCGAGCAGGTGTTCTTCGCCACGACGCTGCCCCGTCGGGTCAACATCAACCGCATCCAGGCCTTCGCGAGCTGCCAGAGCTTCTCGCCCTTCAAGGTCACGCGGGGCTGAGCCTCCGGGCCGGGCCTCACAGAAATACGGCGCCGCCGAAGGCGGCGCCGGCGACCACCGCCCAGGCCGGCACGCGCCACAGCACCAGCGCGAGATAGGCGAGCAGCGCCAGCGCGAAGCTGCGGCCCGACGTGACGCTCGACGTCACCACCGGGTCCCAGAAGGCGGCGCCGAGCAGGCCGACCACGGCGGCATTGACCCCAGCCATCGCGTCGCGCACCCGTCGGTCGGCGGCAAGGCGGGACCAGAAGCGCAGCGCGGCATAGACCAGCAGCGCCGACGGAAGGAAGGCGCCGACCAGCGCGACGGCGCCGCCCAGAGCGCCGTTCGGCGGTCCCGGCATCATCGCCCCGACATAGGCGGCGAAGCTGAACAGCGGGCCGGGCACCGCCTGCGCGGCGCCATAGCCGGCGAGAAACACCTCCTGCGTCAGCCCGCCGGGCCGCACCAGCTCGGCCTCGATCAGCGGCAGCACCACATGGCCACCGCCGAACACCAGCGCGCCGGCGCGGTAGAGCGTGTCGAACAGCGCGACGCCGGGATCGCCGCTCGCCCGCGCCAGAACCGGCAGGCCGACCAGCAGCGCGGCGAACAGCGCGAGGGCGGCCAGCGAGGCGATGCGCCCCGGCAGGTGATGACCGGCCGGCTCGTGCACCGGCGCGGTGTCGAGCCGGATGAAGGCGAGCCCCGCCAGCGCGCCGCCGGCGATCACGCCGATCTGCCCGAAGGCGCCGGGCGCCAATGCCGCCGCGGCGGCGGCGAGGAGGGCGAGGCTGCGGCGCGTCCGGTCCGGGCACAGGTTCTTCGCCATGCCCAGCACCGCGTCGGCGACGATCGCGGCGGCCGCGACCTTGAGCCCGGCGAGCCAGCCCCCGCCAATGCCGGTGGCGTCGGCCTGCATCACGCCATAGGCGACGGCGAGCATGATCAGCGCCGAGGGGAGGGTGAAGGCGAGCCATGCCGCCGCCATGCCGGCGGGGCCGGCGCGCATCAGCCCGATCGCCATGCCGACCTGGCTGGAGGCGGGGCCCGGCAGGAACTGGCACAGCGCGACCAGATTGGCGTAGGTCTCCTCGCTGAGCCAGCGCCGGCGGCGCACCAGATCCTCGCGGAAATAGCCGAGATGCGCGACCGGCCCGCCGAACGAGGTGACGCCGAGGCGCAGGAAGGCGAGGAACACCTCGCGCGAGGTTCCGGCGTGGGCGGTTGTGGGGGAGGGATGCGGTTCGCTCATGGCGCGAGCGTTAGCTCACGCTCCGGCACGATGCATGTGAAATTTCGATGACGGGCGAATGCCGGACGGCGGGGCCCCCGAAGCCGGCGGATGCGAGGCTAGCGGCGCCGGGATCCGCGTTCGCGCAGCAGCGTTTCCAGATAGGCGCGGTCCTCGTCCAGCTGCTTGCGGTTCACCCCGTCCACCGTGCGGGTGCCGCCCGGCCCGACCTGCTTGTCATAGGCCGCGCTCACATAGGCGAGCATCGCCAGCGCGCCCTCTATGTCACCGGCGTTCTTCAGCGGCGTCACCAGTCGGTAGAGGCTGATGCCGCGCGCGTCGAAGGCCTCCACGAACTGGCGGGCATCCTCGATGCGCAGCGGCTTCCAGTTCTCGGGATCGCCCTCCTAGTCGGCCTTGGCGACGACGTTGCGCAGCGCCTCGGCCAGATCGGGGTCGTAGGTGAAGGGTGAGACCGGCTTTACGGCGTCGAGCAATGCCCGGTTGGCCTTGAGCCAGCCCTGCAGCGCCGCCCGCCGCAGAATGTCCTCGTCCTCGACCATGGCGACGGCGGCAGCCTTGCAGAAGAAGTACATGCGGAACGCGTGCTCGTCGCCCTTGACCGTCTCGCGCTCGCAGCGCTGGCGGATGTCCCGGCTCGATGGCTTGCCGGAGGCGTCCTTGACGAACAGCATGTCCGCCTGAAGACCGGCGAGGCTATGGACGAGAAGGATGGGGTAGGCGGCATAACCGCCGCCGTTCTTCCAGTCCGCCACGAGCCAGAGCGGCTCGGGCAGCGGCGGGGCGAGGGCGATGTGCAGCGGCACCCTGGGTCCCGGTGGTGGACCGTTCGTCGCGTCGGCAAGCGATATGCGCCCGCCATTGCGCCAGATCGACACGCGCTGGAGGGCGGTGTCGGGGTCGGTGCTGAAATGGAGCGTGAACTGCGAGGGATCGGCCGTCGCGCCCTGCGCGGCCGCCGGGCGCTCGGGCGCCAATACGAAGATGGCGGCCAGAGCGGCGGCGGCGAGGAACCGTTGGCAGAGGTGCGTTCTCATAGCTTCAGCCCGACCAGAAGCATCACATAGACGGCGAGCGAGGAGGCGAGATCGGAGAAGAAGGCGCGGTTCACCGCCGCGTTCTCCCAGTGATCCGGCGCGAAAAGGAAGGCGCCGATCAGGCTGGAGAGCAGCGCCAGGGTCGACACCACGACGAGCACGCCGAACAGGATCCGCGTATGCGTGTTGCTGACCAGCAGGCTCGCGGTCAGGGCCGCCAGCAGGGGCAGCAGGATCTGCCGCAGCAGGTTGAGCGTTCCGGTGGAGTTCTCGGCGAAGGAGGTCACCGTGCCGAGGACCCATTCGTTCTCCAGTTCCCAGGCGCGGGGGTTGACCTGGGTGACGCCGTAGACGGTCCAGCCGATGATCGGCACGCAATAGGCGAGCAGCATGATCGTCGCGACGATCTGCCGGAAGGCCTGCACGGGCGCGTCCGGGTCCGCCGGTTGTGTCCGTCTCGGCAGCCGCGCCATGTCCCTGGATCCCCCACAAGCCCAACGAACGACGGTACAATCGTTAGTGCATAACGATTATATCTGCAATCCAAGATTGTTGAACGAGTCGGGCGAAACCCTGCCGGGCGCTGGCGGCCGCCCGGCATGTCCGCGAATCCGTCGGGAAGGTCTCAGGCGGCGGCGACCACCGAGGGCATGGCCAGCGCCGCGCGCAGCATGTCGGCGAGCCGGCGCGCCGCCGAGGAGGCGGCGGGGGCCAGCAGCAGCGCGATCTCGATATCGGGCAGCGGCGGCAGGCCGTCGGCCGGGCCGAGCCGGCGCCATTCGGCCGGTGCCGCGCATTCCGGCAGGGCGGTGATGCACAGGCCGGTCTCGATCGCGGCGTGGATGCCGCCCTGCGAGGAGGAGGTGCAGGCGACGCGCCAGCTCAGCCCGGCCTTGTCGAGCGTCGCCGAGATGTGCGGGCGCACCCGGCAGCCGGTGGGGAACAGCGCCAGCGGCAGCGGGGCGTTGCGCTCCGGCCGGTGGCCGCGTGCCGCCAGCCAGAGCAGCTTCTCGCGCTTGATCAGCTCGCCGGTCGGGCGGGACAGGTCGCGGGTCAGCAGGGCGACGTCGATATGCCCGCGCTCGACCTCGGGCTCGATGTTCTTGGACAGGTCCGAGCGGATCGAGATCTCGACGCGCGGATAGGCGGCGGCGAAGCGGGCGATGGTGGGGGTGAAATAGGCGTCGACATAATCGTCGGGCATGCCGAGCCGCACGCTGCCCTCGGGCGTGCCGCCCTTGAGGTCGGCCAGCGCCTCGCTTTCATAGGCGAGCAGCCGGCGGGCATGGGCGACCAGCCGCTCCCCCGTCTCGGTGAGCGAGATGCCCCGGCGCGAGCGCTCCAGCAGCCGCACGCCGAGACTGTCCTCAAGCTGGGCGATGCGCGCCGAGACGGCCGACTGCGTGCGTCCCACGCGTTCGGCGGCGGCGGTGAAGCCGCCCGTGTCGACGATGGCGATCAGCATGCCGAGGGATTCGGTATCGAGATGACGCATCGCGGCCTCCGGCCCGTTGGGAGGTGGATCGCGGCGCCATCCGGCGCCCGGATCTTCATATCAGAATTGTCAATGCAACGACAAAATAAATTCGCTTTTGCGATGCCAGATCCCGCGATAGACACGCATTCGGAGCGCTCGCCCGCTGTGGCGTCCGCTCCCATCTCCCGTTGCAACGTCGCTTCCGTCGAGTCCGGCAATGTCTCCGCCTCCCGCCGCCCTGGCGGCCCCCGCGCTGTGCGCGCTTCCCGATTCCCTCCCGGCCGGCTCGCACCCGGCGACGGATGCCGAGGCGCAGCGGCGCCGGCAGGCCTTCTTCGCCGTCGTGCTGGCGGCGATGTGCATCGGCTTCTCGCCGATCCTGGTCCGCGTGGCCGATGCCGGGCCGGCGGCGATCGGCTTCTGGCGGCTGTTCTTCGCGCTCGGTCCGACTCTGGTGTGGGCCTATGCCGAACATCGCTCGGCGCAGCGCAGCGCCGGTGCCGGCCGACCGGCGCCCCGGCTCACCCGGCGCCAATTCCTGCTGGCGGCGCTGGCGGGGCTGTTCTTCGGCGCCGACCTCATCGTCTTCCACAAGGGGCTCGCCCAGACCAGCACGGCCAATGCGGTGCTGCTCGGCAATCTCGCCGTGGTGTTCGTCTTCGTGTTCGGCTGGCTGATCCTGCGCGAACGCCCCACGCGCGGGCTGATGATCGCGCTGGCGATGGCGCTGTCGGGCACGCTCGTCATC comes from Ancylobacter sp. TS-1 and encodes:
- a CDS encoding GNAT family N-acetyltransferase, with the translated sequence MSGDAHRGPAAALRPALPGETPVLAAIAEAAILGLTGEDYDEDQQEAWAAAAADEEALAARLEGQLTLVATRDGDPVGFAALKDNREIDMLYVHPEVAGEGVGSLLCEAVEKLATARGAKSLTVDASDTALGFFQQRGFVPMQRNTVQRGGVWLSNTTMEKILGAPAGPVH
- a CDS encoding TIGR00730 family Rossman fold protein — encoded protein: MTKIKSVCVYCGAAPGADAVYMEVATELGRLFAAEGIRLIYGGGGVGLMGATARACAEAGGMVTGIIPDFLIGKEQAFEHAHELIVTHDMHERKRLMFERADAFIALPGGIGTLEELIEQLTWVQLNRHSKPVMALNVAGFWDPLLTLLDHMQSTGFVNVARPVKLLVAHNVRAVLPKLQAAVAHLGERDLHGAAEERVLDRM
- a CDS encoding helix-turn-helix transcriptional regulator, whose translation is MSSPADDEQLALRLRALAHPARLAIVRALAEVERCQCGEIVRGLPLAQSTVSQHLKVLKEAGLITGTIEGPRSCYCLDRDTFEALAGELAQFLSLLGAAPDPSRPEGTPGNPATRKGALV
- a CDS encoding ABC transporter ATP-binding protein/permease — encoded protein: MSAAEGGTPVARPSQSSGINPRGSLLVALKGLWPYLWPQDRADLRARVLWGLLLLVLAKIATMVTPFLFKWATDAVAQGEGAHISTDAISLLVAAPLMLTLAYGFSRIVMAGLTQLRDGLFAKVAMHAVRRLALETFQHMHALSLRFHLERKTGGLTRILERSREGIETIVRMLVLHLGPTILEFAMVIGVLFWQFDWRYVAATVAMILGYTFFTFLMTEHRMGIRAAMNESDTDANAKAVDSLLNYETVKYFGAEKWEADRYDRSMGRYERASVHTHTSLAWLNAGQAAIFTLGLTATMALCVFDIRAGRQSVGSFVMVNAMMVQLYQPLNFLGMIYREIKQSLIDIEAMFTILARSPEVRDTAQARPLELKGGTVRFEDVRFSYDPDREILKGVSFEVPAGRTVAIVGPSGAGKSTISRLLFRFYDLNEGRITIDGQDLREVTQDSLRAAIGMVPQDTVLFNDTLGYNIRYGRAGASDEEVARAAELAQIDGFVRRTPKGYATEVGERGLKLSGGEKQRVAIARTILKNPPILILDEATSALDSHTEREIQDALERVSRGRTTLVIAHRLSTVVSADEIIVLERGRIAERGTHAALMLRRGLYHSMWERQREAERARETLKAAGEVEEPATDDAAA
- a CDS encoding phosphatidylserine decarboxylase, encoding MSVLDSIRSGLVPVHREGYPFLLIGASVSAVLLWLVPPLGWIAVLITVWIAYFFRDPERVTPVREGLVVSPADGRVCLVGPAVPPAELGLGDAPLPRVCIFMNVFDVHVNRAPLAGQVSRIAYRPGKFLSADLDKASDDNERSGMVLETAVGRFGVVQIAGLVARRIVSFVREGDSVAPGERFGLIRFGSRVDVYMPAGTRPAVSEGQRAIAGETVLADLAAQGPEPTYRVD
- the pssA gene encoding CDP-diacylglycerol--serine O-phosphatidyltransferase, with the translated sequence MADLFPPFDPDAEQDTPEPRRRRFQAVPMRVLLPNLVTLLALCAGLTGIRMAIEGRLELALGAIVLAAVLDGLDGRLARLLQGTSRFGAELDSLSDFVCFGVAPGLVLYMWGLETLGSVGWIAALAFAICAALRLARFNVMLEDPNKPPFASDFFTGVPAPAGAICVLLPVYLELIGLPRLVASPAVAAAYCLAVALLMVSKVPAFSGKRLGARVPRDKVMPLFICVVLFVAVLVTWPWTVLSVICIGYLAALPFSAMRHAQLSRAYEARLAAGASVDAVPAGAAKDAPDGRSSHLN
- a CDS encoding transferase; the encoded protein is MLQTASVTVSTPSSAKVRESEAGRVAYARREPASVAQMMSQHLDLARPGSDAEALRLLRIAFPGASLTARVEAMARRPR
- a CDS encoding protease inhibitor Inh/omp19 family protein, giving the protein MKLSVAVATTAAAVLLGGCSTVLDGFGGSSSSPVETSQITPAPSGSIESSPVAAPGEPGYGANASSAAAAVTPRATTASAVALSPPPATAPGGVAYAEPGAARTQLAGTWTYGWDDGQKKCKVTLSTDRGMTGFAANADVDCPNDIFMTKGWDVWGNEIVLQNHLGKVTARLQPAAAGQYDGVATGDGAKVTLTRS
- a CDS encoding SDR family NAD(P)-dependent oxidoreductase; translated protein: MYQMLDPATLRVLVTGATSGIGAATARRFALAGAHVVGTGRRADRLIGLRDELGARFHPLEVDVRDNDALVAALAGLPEAFAPFNVVFANAGLALGLEPAQAASLDDWDDMVETNIKGLLYTVRATLPAMVERKEGHVVFTGSVAGDYPYPGGNTYGATKAFVKQFALNLIADVAGTGVRVTNIEPGMVETEFSLVRFHGDATKSQGVYAGTDAMTAEDIAEQVFFATTLPRRVNINRIQAFASCQSFSPFKVTRG
- the chrA gene encoding chromate efflux transporter, whose translation is MSEPHPSPTTAHAGTSREVFLAFLRLGVTSFGGPVAHLGYFREDLVRRRRWLSEETYANLVALCQFLPGPASSQVGMAIGLMRAGPAGMAAAWLAFTLPSALIMLAVAYGVMQADATGIGGGWLAGLKVAAAAIVADAVLGMAKNLCPDRTRRSLALLAAAAAALAPGAFGQIGVIAGGALAGLAFIRLDTAPVHEPAGHHLPGRIASLAALALFAALLVGLPVLARASGDPGVALFDTLYRAGALVFGGGHVVLPLIEAELVRPGGLTQEVFLAGYGAAQAVPGPLFSFAAYVGAMMPGPPNGALGGAVALVGAFLPSALLVYAALRFWSRLAADRRVRDAMAGVNAAVVGLLGAAFWDPVVTSSVTSGRSFALALLAYLALVLWRVPAWAVVAGAAFGGAVFL